GTGGCGCGCACCGCACAACAACTGCCCGACTCGCGCGCGAAGTACGCCGAGCCGGTCACCCCCGACGCCGTGGCCGCGCTGTTCGCTGTCCTGCTCGGCCGGCCCGACGCCACGCCACAGCACTCCTTCCGGGCGCTCGGCGGCGACTCGCTCTCCTACGTCGAGGCCAGCCTCCGGCTCGAGGAGCTGCTCGGCACCCTTCCGTCGGACTGGACCCGCAAGAGCGCTGCGGAGCTCGCCGGGCACGCCCGGCCGGCGCACGAGCGGCGCGCCCGCAACAGCCGCGCGACCCGCTTGTTCGGCCGTGTGCGGTCGGTGGAGACCAGTGTGCTGCTCCGTGCGGTGGCCATCGTGTCCATCGTGGGCAGCCACGCGAATCTCTTCGTGCTGCTCGGCGGCGCGCACACCCTCTTCGCGGTCCTCGGCTTCAACTTCGCCCGCTTCCACGCCGACCTGCCGCGGCCCGATCGCACCCGCGCCGTGCTGCGCAGCGTCAGCCGGATCGCGCTTCCCGCCATGGTCGTGATCGGCGCGGTCTCCCTCTACCAGCCCGAGCTCGGCTGGCGACAGGTCCTGCTGCTCAACTGGCTGCTCGGGCCGGAGCACTGGACCAATCCCCAGTGGCGCTACTGGTTCATCGAGGTCGCCCTCCTGCTGATGCTGGCGGCGGCCGCGCTCCTCGTCGTACCCACGCTGGACCGGCTCTCGCGCCGCTACGCCTTTGGGTTCCCGATCGCGCTCGCCGCCCTCGGCCTGGTGCCGCGCTTCGTCCTGCGCGTTCAGGACAGCCTCGGCGATGTCGACCAGCGCCATGTCGTCCTGGGGCCGATCGATTTCGGAGGCGGCGACTTCCTGCACCAGGCGCACACCGTCTTCTTCGTCTTCGCGCTCGGCTGGGCGGCGGCGCGCGCCAGCAACCACTGGCAGCGGCTGCTGGTCTCGGCGCTCGCGCTGGTGAGCCTCTGGGGCTACTTCGAGCACGAGCCCGCGCGCGACGCCTACGTCGCCATCGGCATCCTGCTGCTGACCTGGGTTCCCCAGATCCGGGTGCCCGCGAGGATGGCGGCCCTGGCCGGGCTCCTGGCGTCGGCATCGATGTGGATCTACCTGGTCCACTGGGAGATCTACCCGCACCTCGAGCACCGGATCCCGGTGCTGGCGACCCTGCTCTCGCTGGTCGCGGGTGTGCTCGCCTGGCGCGCCTGGACCCACGTCGAGGCGCGGGCGCGTCGGCGCACCTCCTGACCTCTGCCCGATACTGGGTGGGCCATGGACCGATACGTACTCACTCTTCACTGCCCCGACCAGCCCGGGATCATCCGCGCCTTCGCCGAGGGCGTCGTGCAGGCGCAGGGAAACATCGTCGACAACATGCAGTACACCGACCCCGAGACGGGATCGTTCAGCATGCGCACGGAGTTCGACTCGCCGCTCGGTGACCTCGACCTGGTTCGCGCGGTCCTCGAGACCGCCCTCGCGGCGTACGACGCGGTGATCACGCTGCGTCTGCAGACCCAGCGTCGACGTGCGCTGATCATGGTCAGCAAGACCGACCACTGCCTGTTGGACCTGCTCTACCGCTGGGAGAACGGAGAGCTGCCGGTCGACATCCCGGTGGTTGTGTCCAACCATGACGACCTGCGGCCGATCGTCGAGCGCCACGGGCTGACGTTCGTGCACCTCCCGGTGACGGCTGCGACCAAGGCCGCCGCCGAGGCCCGGCTGTTGGCCCTCGTCGAGGAGCACGCCATCGACTTCGTCGTCCTCGCGCGCTACATGCAGGTGCTCTCGGACAACCTGTGCAGCCAGCTCCCGGGTCGGATCATCAACATCCACCACTCCTTCCTGCCGGGCTTCAAGGGCGCGAAGCCGTATCACCAGGCGCACGCGCGCGGAGTGAAGCTGATCGGAGCGACGGCCCACTACGTGACCGCCGACCTGGACGAGGGCCCGATCATCGAGCAGGACGTCGTCCGGGTGACGCACACCTACACCGCCCAGCAGCTCGTTGCGCACGGGCGCGATGTCGAGCGCCTCGTGCTTTCCCGGGCCGTCCGCCGTCATGCCGAGGACCGGGTCCTGATGGTCGGTGTCCGGACCATCGTCTTCGACTGATCCCTCCCCGCCGAAGGGTCAGGTTTGGCGCGCCGAGCCGTCAACACTGGCGCCGCGGGCCATCAACCGTGGCGCACGGGGAATGCCCGGGCCCCACTGTTCGTTGTCGCCGGTGGAGCATCGGGACCGGACAGGAAGGCGGGAGGTGGCAGAGTTGGATCGCATCGCGATGATCAGCATGCACACCTCGCCGCTCGATCAGCCCGGCACCGGCGACGCCGGCGGCATGAACGTCTACGTCATCGAGCTCGCCCGTCGTCTCGCCGACCGCGGCATCGGCGTCGACATCTTCACCCGGGCCACCTCGAGCCGGGCGCCGCAGATCGTCGAGGCCGGCGACCGGATCCTCGTGCGCAACGTCCACGCGGGCCCGTTCGAGGGCCTCGGCAAGACCGAGCTCCCCGGCCAGATGTGCACCTTCGCCCGCGAGGTCATGCGCGCCGAGGCAGGCCAGCGCCCGGGCACCTACGCCGCGATCCACTCGCACTACTGGCTCTCGGGCCAGGTCGGAGCGCTCGCCCGCGACCGCTGGGGCGTCCCGCTGGTCCACTCGATGCACACGATGGCCAAGGTCAAGAACGAGGCACTCGCCGAGGGCGACACCCCCGAACCCGTCGCCCGCGTCATCGGCGAGGAGCAGGTGGTCGAGGCCGCCGACATGCTCATCGCCAACACCGACATCGAGGCCAAGCAGCTCATCAACCTGTACGACGCGGAGCCCGGCCGCGTCGAGGTGGTCAACCCCGGCGTCGACCTCGACGTCTTCCGCCCGCTGGACAAGAGTGTTGCGCGCGCCCGGCTCGGGCTGCCGCGCGACGCCCATGTGCTCCTCTTCGCTGGCCGCATCCAGCCGCTGAAGGCTCCTGACGTGCTGCTGCGTGCGGTCGCCGTGCTCCTCGACGAGGACCCGTGCCTGCGGTCCCGCCTGGTGGTGCCGGTCGTGGGCGGCCCGTCCGGCTCTGGTCTCGAGCACCCCACCGCCCTCGCCGACCTCGCTCGCGACCTGCGCATCGATGACGTCGTCCGCTTCGTGCCGCCGGTGCTCCAGTCCGAGCTCGCGGTGTGGGCGGCTGCCGCCACGCTGGTCGCGGTCCCGTCCTACAACGAGTCCTTCGGGCTGGTGGCGGTCGAGGCGCAGGCCACCGGCACCCCGGTCATCGCTGCCGACGTCGGCGGCCTGCCGACCGTCGTACGCCACGGGCACTCGGGCCTGCTCGTCCCCACGCACGACCCCCGCCACTGGGCTGCGGCGATCCGCCGCGTCATCGAGGATCCGGTCCTCGCACTGAACCTCTCGATCGGCGCACTCGAGCAGGCGCGACACTTCTCCTGGGAACGAACCGCGGAACGCACGCTCGAGACCTACGAGCAGGCCGCCCGCCTGATGCGCGAGGAGCTCAGAGTCTGATGAACGGCACTGTCCGATGAGCACCGATCCGGCCGGCGACCTGCACAACGCCATTCCCGACGAGGCGGCCAAGGTCGTCCGGGCCTGGCTCGACGACAACGACATCGCCTACGACGAGCAGCAGCCCGGCCAGATCTCCTTCGCGCTCCCGGGCGAGAAGAAGCTCCAGACGCCGGTCCGCCTCGACGTCAGCACGCACGCGCTCGGCATCCACGCCTTCGTCTGTCGCAACCCCGACGAGAACCACCAGGTCGTCTACCGCTGGCTGCTGGAGAAGAACCTCCGCCTGTACGCCGTGGCGTTCGCCGTCGACAAGGACGGCGACATCTACCTCGACGCGCGCCTGCCGCTCTCGAGCGTGACCGCCGATGACCTCGACCGCATCCTCGGCACCGTGCTGAGCGTCGCGGACAACAGCTTCAACACGATCCTCGAGCTGGGGTTCGCCTCCTCCATCCGCAAGGAGTGGGAGTGGCGGATCAGCCGCGGCGAGTCGACGAAGAACCTCGAGGCGTTCCGCGGCTGGCTCGAGCGGGACGCCCCGACGTCCTGAGGCCCTTACAGCCCCATGTCCTTGGCGATGATCGTCTTCATGATCTCCGAGGTGCCGCCGTAGATGCGGTTGACCCGGTTGTCGGCGTAGAGCCGCGCGATCGGGTACTCGTTGATGAAGCCGTAGCCACCGTGCAGCTGCAGGCAGCGGTCGATGACCCGATGGGCCACCTCGGTGCAGAACAGCTTGGCGGAGGCGGCTTCCGCCGGCGTCAGCTCCCCGGCGTCGAGGGCCTCGAGGGCCCGGTCGGCCACGGCCTCGGCAGCGTCGACCTCTGCCTTGCAGGCGGCGAGCTCGAACTTGGTGTTCTGGAACGACGCCACCGGCTTGCCGAAGACGACCCGCTGCTGGACGTACTCCTGCGCGAAGCGCACCGCCGCGGCCGCCTGGGCGTAGGCGCCGTGGGCGATGCCCCAGCGCTCGGACGGGAGGTTGCTGCCGAGGTAGGAGAAGCCCTTGTCCGCCTCGCCGAGCAGGTCCTCGACCGGCACCTTGACGTCGACGAACGAGAGCTCGGCGGTGTCGGAGGTGCGCAGGCCGAGCTTGTCGAGCTTGCGACCGACCGTGTAGCCGGGCGACGAGGTGTCGACGCCGAAGAGCGAGATGCCGAACCGTCGGTCGTCCTCGCGAGGAGCGCTCGTGCGGGCACAGACGATGACCCGGTCGGCGTGGACGCCACCGGTGATGAAGGTCTTGGCGCCGTTGAGGACGTAGTGCGTGCCGTCCTCGGACAGCTTCGCGGTCGAGCGCATCCCGGCCAGGTCGGAGCCCGTGCCGGGCTCGGTCATCGCGAGCGCCCACATCTCCTCGCCGGTGACGAACTTCGGCAGGTAGCGCTTCTTCTGCTCCTCGGTGCCGAGCATCAGCAGGTAGGGCAGCGCGAGCAGCACGTGAACGCCGGACCCGCCGAAGGAGACACCCGCGCGCGAGGTCTCCTCGTACTGGATGGCGGTGAACTTGTGGGAGTCCAGCCCGGCGCCGCCGTACTCCTCGGGGACGCTGATGCCGAACAGGCCGAGCTCGCCGAGCTTGGCGTAGAGCTCACGCGGCACGATGCCTGCGGCGAACCACTCGTCGTAGTGGGGGACGACCTCGGCTGCGATGAACGAGCGGAGGGTCTGGCGGAAGGACTCGTGGTCCTCGTCGAAGACAGAACGGCGCATGGTTCAGGTCTACACCCTCGCCATGCGCCGCCGTGTCAGAGGTGCCGTGTCAGAGGTCGAGCTTGTAGCCCAGACCGCGCACGGTGACGAGGAACTTCGGCTCGCCCGGGTCGGGCTCGAGCTTCGCGCGCAGGCGCTTGACGTGTACGTCGAGGGTCTTGGTGTCGCCGACGTAGTCGGAGCCCCAGACCCGGTCGATCAGCTGCCCGCGGGTGAGAACGCGGCCCGGGTTTCGCAGGAACATCTCGAGGAGCTCGAACTCCTTGAGCGGCAGCCGCGTGTCGATGCCGTCGACGGTCACGACGTGGCGCTCGACGTCCATGCGGACCGGTCCGGCCTCGAGCGTCTGCGGCGCGAGGTCGGGCTCGACGCCGCGGCGCAGGACGGCGCGGATGCGCGCGACCAGCTCACGGGGGGAGTAGGGCTTGGTGACGTAGTCGTCGGCGCCCAGCTCGAGGCCCACCACCTTGTCGACCTCGTCGTCCTTGGCGCTCACCATGATCACCGGGACGGAGGAGGTCTGCCGGATCTGGCGGCACACCTCGGTGCCGGGCAGGCCGGGCAGCATCAGGTCGAGCAGCACGATGTCCGCACCGTTGCGGTCGAACTCCGTGATCGCGTCGTTGCCGTTGGTGGCGACGGCGACCTCGAAACCCTCCTTGCGCAGCATGTAGGTGAGAGCGTCGATGTAGCTCTCTTCATCCTCTACGACGAGTACGCGGGTCATGAACTCTCCTCCGAGAGGTTGGCAACGGAGCGGGGGAGGGTCAGGGTGAAGGTCGATCCCTGGCCCTCGACGGACCACACGCGGACTTCTCCGCCGTGGGTGGCAGCGACGTGCTTGACGATGGACAGGCCGAGGCCGGTGCCACCGGTGGAGCGGTGCCGGGCCGGGTCGACCCGGTAGAACCGCTCGAAGATGCGGTCCAGGTCGTCGGCCGGGATGCCGATGCCCTGGTCGGTCACGGCGATCTCGACGGTGTCATCGAGCCCGCGCACCCCGACGAGGACGGAGGAGCCCTCGCGGGAGTAGGCGACCGCGTTGGCGACGAGGTTGCTGACCGCGATGGTGAGCTGCTCCTGGCTGCCGCTGAGGAAGAGGCCGGCCTCGCCGCCGGGAACCACGGTGATGCCCTTGGCCTGCGCGTCGATCGCGCTGGTGTCGATGGCGACGGCCACGACCTCGTCGACGGCCACCGGCTTGGGCTGCGCGACCGGCTCGTCGCCCTGGAGTCGGGAGAGGTCGATGATCTGCTGGACGAGGTGGGTCAGGCGGTCGCTCTCCTTGAGCATGCGCCCGGCGAACCGCTCCACGGCCTCCGGGTCGTCGGAGGCGTCGTGGACGGCCTCGCTGAGCAGCCGGATGGCACCGACCGGGGTCTTGAGCTCGTGGCTCACGTTCGCGACGAAGTCGCGTCGGATCGAGTCGACCCGACGCTCGCGGGTGCGGTCCTCGACCAGCGCCAGGACCAGGCGTGACCCGAGGGGCGCGACGCGGGCGGTCACGTGGCGGGGCTGGGCGCCGGACGTGCGCAGCTGGAGCTCGGTCTCGCGGATCTGGCCGTCGCGGCGTACCTTGCGCACGAGGCCGGCCAGCTGCTCGTCAGCGACCTCGTTGCGATGCACGAGTCCGAAGGCGTACGCCGGGGCGGAGGCCTTGAGGACGACGTCGTTCTCGTCGACCACGACGGCGCTTGCGCGCAGCACCGAGAGGACCGACGAGATGCCGGCCGGCATCGCGGGCACCACCGGGGCAGGCGCGCGGCGCTGAAGCCGGTCGCTGAAGTGCCACGCGAGGACACCGCCACCACCGACGGCGAGTCCCGCGAGGGCAGCGAGAAGCGCCTGAAGCGTCGGAGTCACGCTGCGATCGTACGCACGGAGTCACCCGGCGTTGGCCATCCAGACGCCCCACCACCAAGATTTCGCCAGCAGTTCACGCCTCGGCACTTGCCGGACACCTGACGCCGATCGGTGTACCTCGGTAGGTTCGGACCATGCGTGATGCCTACTCCGACCAGCTCGACGCCATCTTCGACGACCTTGCCACCATTGCCAGCGATGTGAAGGTCGCCGTCGCGCGAGCGACGACCGCGCTGCTGACCGGTGACGCCGTGGTCGCCGAACAGGTGATCAGCGCCGATGTCGTGATCGACACCCGCCGTGAGCGGGTCGAGGACCGGTCCTTCAGCCTGCTCTCCCTGCAGCAGCCGGTTGCCGGCGACCTCCGCACGATCGTCGCCGCGCTGCGCATGGTGGCCGATCTCGAGCGCGCGGGCGACCTGGCCGTCCACGTCGCCAAGATCGCACGCCTCCGGGTGCCCGGCATTGCCGTCCCGGAGGACGTGCGGCCGATGGTGCAGCGCATGGCCGAGATCGCTGAGGAGATGGTCGGCCGCACCGCGCGGATCATCGCCGAGCGCGACATCGACGGCGCCACGGCCCTTGCCAAGGTCGAGGACGAGATGGACAACCTGCGCGCCCAGATGCTGCGGGACCTGCTGGGCTCCGACTGGAGCCACGGCGTCGAGTCTGCCGTCGACCTTGCCCTGCTGGGGCGCTACTACGAGCGCATCGGTGACCACGCGGTCTCGGTTGCCAACCGGGTCGTGTACGTCGTGACCGGGGTCCGTCCCTCCCGCGACTGAACGTCGACACGGCGCGACTTCGCCGTCGACATGGCGCAAACTTGGCGTCGACACGGCGCAAACTTGGCGTCGACACGGCGCAAACTTGGCGTCGACACGGCGCAACGTGGGCAGCTTGCGGGCGGCTGCGGCAGGGCAACACCGTCGCTGTCGGCGCGACAGACTCGCTTGCCTCGTTGCGGCCCCAGTCGCAGCCGACTTTTGCGCTCCTCGCGCTGCCCCGCCTCCGCCGCTCTGCACGTACGGGCACCCGCCGTTCCGGGCCGGGTGGAAATGCAGCGACCGGCTGGGCGCTTGGAGCACCAGCCGGTCGTTTGCTTGCTGCTCTGTGTCAGCGGCCCTGGTTGGCGACTGCGGCGGCAGCAGCGGCAGCGGCCTCGGGGTCGAGGTACTCACCGCCGGGAACGAGCGGCTTGAGCGACTCGTCGAGGCGGTAGACCAGCGGCTGACCGGTGGGGATGTTCAACGCTGCGATGTCGGAGTCGGAGATCCCGTCGAGGTGCTTGACCAGTGCACGCAGCGAGTTGCCGTGGGCCGTGACGAGCACGGTCTTGCCCGCCTTGAGGTCGGGCACGATCGCCTCTTCCCAGTAGGGAACCAGGCGGGCGACGACGTCCTTCAGGCACTCGGTGCGCGGAACGTCGATGTCGGCGTAGCGCGGGTCACCGACCTGGGAGAACTCGTCGTCGTCGGCAAGCGGCGGTGGCGGGACGTCGTACGAACGACGCCAGAGCTGGAACTGCTCGTCGCCGAACTTCTGCAGGGTCTCCTTCTTGTTCTTGCCCTGCAGGGCGCCGTAGTGGCGCTCGTTGAGCCGCCAGTCGCGGCGGACCGGAATCCAGTGCCGCTCGGCGGTGTCGAGCGCGATGTTCGCGGTGTTGATCGCGCGTCGCTGGAGCGAGGTGTGGACCACATCGGGGAGAACCCCGGCCTCGACCAGCAGGTTGCCGCCGTTGACGGCCTCCTCGCGACCCTTGTCGGTGAGGTTGACGTCGACCCATCCGGTGGAGAGGTTGAGCGCGTTCCACTCGCTCTCGCCGTGGCGGAGCAGGATGAGCGTGTAGGTCATCAGTGACCCTCGCTCGTGCCGTGCTCCTCGGTGTGCCCGGCCTCGACAGCGGGGTCGGCGGGACCGTTCTGGTCGGCGAACTGGCTGCCGGCGATGTTCGCGACGACCGGGACCTTCAGCGTGACGCTCTTCGCGTTGGCGAAGTCGAACTCGACCTTCACCTCGTCGCCCAGCTCGAAGTCACCGCTCACGACGATGCCGGGGACGGCCTCGGTGATGGCGGCGGTCTTGGCGGCGAGCACCACGAACCCGCCCGACGGGACGGTCACCGCAGACTTGACCTTGCCGGTCACGTCGCCGCCGACGGCGACGAGCTCGTCGTCCTCGTTGGCAGTCGAGCCGGCGGCCACGACCTCGTTGTTGACCAGGGTCACGACGAGGGTGCCCTCGCCGGGGTGAGCCTCGTTGGCCACGATCACCGCGTTGAGCACGTCGACGCGCGAGCCGCGGTCGTTGGTGCCCACGGCCGGCGTGTAGATCGCGTCCGTGGGGTGGGTCGTGCACGAAGCGAGAGTGGGAGCGGCGAGCAGGAGCGCGCCGATGCCCAGCAGGCGCGAGGTCCGGTTGCTGATCAGCATCGATGTGGCCTTCGTCAGTGTCGTCAGTGCGGGGACAGCCTAGGGCATGTCGTCGGTCAGCGACTCACTCCGAGTGTGAGGCCCGAGACGAGCATCGCGACGGCGATCACGCCCGTGTAGACGGAGGCGAGGACGAGCAGCCGCGGAGCCCCGGTGCGCAGGGCAAGGGTGAGGGGGAAGTGCCGGATCCCGTCCTTGTTGTCGTCCACCAGGCCAGGCAGTGAGGTGAGCACGTGGATGCCGATGCCGAGCAGCGCGGAGAGCAGCGTGAGGACGATGCTGGGCGCCTCTCCGATGGTGCCGTTGGGGGCTCCCCCATAGGACAGGAAGGCGGGCCAGAGCGCGAAGCTGGCCATCCACATCAGGTACGAGAAGCGAGTACGACGCAGGACGCCGGAGTTCGCCACGAGGGCGATGCCGAGCAGCATCAGGTGGCTCGATCCGGCCACGACACCGTTGGCCACGGACAGCGGCACGACGAGCAGCACGGCACAGATCAGCGCGAACCACACCTGACCGTGCTCGACCTGGCCCTGGGCGATCGGCTTCCCGGTGCGCTGGAGTCGACGGTCACGCTGCACGTCGAGCAGGTCGTTGTGCCAGCCGAGGATGGCCTGTCCGACGAGGACGGCGGCGAAGACAATTCCCGCCTGGCTGAGCGGACGCCCGGTGAGAGCGGCCGCGACCGCGACGACGATGGCCGTGATGAGTGCCTGACGCGGGTGGCTCGCGCGGACCAGTGTCACGGGCAGGCTGCGTCCGAGATCGACGCGGGTGGCCCTCCGGAGTCCGTGCAGGCGCGGCGGCCGGGGAACGCGAGGGACACGGGGGCGGGGCAGGGACTTCGCGGACATGCCTTGCAGTATCGACCACACGGGGCCGGAACGCGCGCTGGTCGGGGGTGTCTGTCCGACGGTGCCCGATTTGTCCGCGAGTGGAGCGCGGGGCGCCGCAGAACGCCGTGATCGCACACAGGTGCGAATCCGGTGCGCGACCACAGGATCCGCATTTCTGTCAAGCCCCCACTACCGCTCTGACCAGCACAAACACTGCGAAGACATGCTTCGAGGTCGTGTTAGACTGGTCACCTAGGAAGGGGTACCTGACATATGACTTTCACCGTCGGCGAAACGGTTGTTTACCCGAATCATGGGGCTGCGGTCATCGAGGACATCGAGTACCGCACCATCAAGGGGGAAGAGCGGGAGTACCTGGTCCTTCGCATCGTGGCGCAGCAGGACCTGGTCGTCCGTGTGCCCGCGTGCAACCTGGACCTGGTCGGCGTCCGCGACGTCGTGGACAAGGACGGCCTGGACCGGGTCTTCGACATCCTGCGCGCTGCGCACGTCGAGGAGCCGACCAACTGGTCGCGCCGCTACAAGGCCAACCTTGAGAAGCTGCACTCGGGCGACGTCATGAAGGTGTCGGAGGTCGTCCGTGACCTGTGGCGCCGCGAGCGTGACCGTGGCCTGTCTGCTGGCGAGAAGCGGATGCTGGCCAAGGCGCGCCAGATCCTCGTCTCCGAACTGGCCCTGGCTGAGCACACCAACGAGGACAAGGCAGAGGCCCTCCTCGACGAGGTGCTCGCTTCCTGAGCCTGGCACAGACTCCGTAACAGGACCCCCGACCGTCACGGTCGGGGGTCCTGTTCGTTTCGAAGCAACTTGAAGGGGCCAATCAAATTTGCAGATCGGTCGCTGACCTGCGGGTTTTCATCACCGCAACACGATGTAACCGGGCGTTCATGGCAAATCAGTGAGTGGGTGAGGACAAGTTGACACCTGTGCGAAACAAAGGTGCCCGTCGGCGAAACGTGGAATTCCTACGGTTCTCGGTATCCGATGACTGCATCGGTCATCTCTCGTAGCACCCGGATTCCCCTCGCCGACGACGTCGAGGTCGAGCCGGGCCCCCGCAAGGAGTTTGACGTGACAATCACCGAAACCGGCGCGCACAGCGCCACGGTGACCGCCAAGGGCGGCACCTGGA
This genomic interval from Nocardioides cavernaquae contains the following:
- the purU gene encoding formyltetrahydrofolate deformylase, with translation MDRYVLTLHCPDQPGIIRAFAEGVVQAQGNIVDNMQYTDPETGSFSMRTEFDSPLGDLDLVRAVLETALAAYDAVITLRLQTQRRRALIMVSKTDHCLLDLLYRWENGELPVDIPVVVSNHDDLRPIVERHGLTFVHLPVTAATKAAAEARLLALVEEHAIDFVVLARYMQVLSDNLCSQLPGRIINIHHSFLPGFKGAKPYHQAHARGVKLIGATAHYVTADLDEGPIIEQDVVRVTHTYTAQQLVAHGRDVERLVLSRAVRRHAEDRVLMVGVRTIVFD
- a CDS encoding CarD family transcriptional regulator gives rise to the protein MTFTVGETVVYPNHGAAVIEDIEYRTIKGEEREYLVLRIVAQQDLVVRVPACNLDLVGVRDVVDKDGLDRVFDILRAAHVEEPTNWSRRYKANLEKLHSGDVMKVSEVVRDLWRRERDRGLSAGEKRMLAKARQILVSELALAEHTNEDKAEALLDEVLAS
- a CDS encoding UbiA family prenyltransferase, producing the protein MSAKSLPRPRVPRVPRPPRLHGLRRATRVDLGRSLPVTLVRASHPRQALITAIVVAVAAALTGRPLSQAGIVFAAVLVGQAILGWHNDLLDVQRDRRLQRTGKPIAQGQVEHGQVWFALICAVLLVVPLSVANGVVAGSSHLMLLGIALVANSGVLRRTRFSYLMWMASFALWPAFLSYGGAPNGTIGEAPSIVLTLLSALLGIGIHVLTSLPGLVDDNKDGIRHFPLTLALRTGAPRLLVLASVYTGVIAVAMLVSGLTLGVSR
- a CDS encoding YbjN domain-containing protein, whose amino-acid sequence is MSTDPAGDLHNAIPDEAAKVVRAWLDDNDIAYDEQQPGQISFALPGEKKLQTPVRLDVSTHALGIHAFVCRNPDENHQVVYRWLLEKNLRLYAVAFAVDKDGDIYLDARLPLSSVTADDLDRILGTVLSVADNSFNTILELGFASSIRKEWEWRISRGESTKNLEAFRGWLERDAPTS
- a CDS encoding sensor histidine kinase, with translation MTPTLQALLAALAGLAVGGGGVLAWHFSDRLQRRAPAPVVPAMPAGISSVLSVLRASAVVVDENDVVLKASAPAYAFGLVHRNEVADEQLAGLVRKVRRDGQIRETELQLRTSGAQPRHVTARVAPLGSRLVLALVEDRTRERRVDSIRRDFVANVSHELKTPVGAIRLLSEAVHDASDDPEAVERFAGRMLKESDRLTHLVQQIIDLSRLQGDEPVAQPKPVAVDEVVAVAIDTSAIDAQAKGITVVPGGEAGLFLSGSQEQLTIAVSNLVANAVAYSREGSSVLVGVRGLDDTVEIAVTDQGIGIPADDLDRIFERFYRVDPARHRSTGGTGLGLSIVKHVAATHGGEVRVWSVEGQGSTFTLTLPRSVANLSEESS
- the phoU gene encoding phosphate signaling complex protein PhoU; this encodes MRDAYSDQLDAIFDDLATIASDVKVAVARATTALLTGDAVVAEQVISADVVIDTRRERVEDRSFSLLSLQQPVAGDLRTIVAALRMVADLERAGDLAVHVAKIARLRVPGIAVPEDVRPMVQRMAEIAEEMVGRTARIIAERDIDGATALAKVEDEMDNLRAQMLRDLLGSDWSHGVESAVDLALLGRYYERIGDHAVSVANRVVYVVTGVRPSRD
- a CDS encoding response regulator transcription factor; translation: MTRVLVVEDEESYIDALTYMLRKEGFEVAVATNGNDAITEFDRNGADIVLLDLMLPGLPGTEVCRQIRQTSSVPVIMVSAKDDEVDKVVGLELGADDYVTKPYSPRELVARIRAVLRRGVEPDLAPQTLEAGPVRMDVERHVVTVDGIDTRLPLKEFELLEMFLRNPGRVLTRGQLIDRVWGSDYVGDTKTLDVHVKRLRAKLEPDPGEPKFLVTVRGLGYKLDL
- a CDS encoding acyl-CoA dehydrogenase family protein, which codes for MRRSVFDEDHESFRQTLRSFIAAEVVPHYDEWFAAGIVPRELYAKLGELGLFGISVPEEYGGAGLDSHKFTAIQYEETSRAGVSFGGSGVHVLLALPYLLMLGTEEQKKRYLPKFVTGEEMWALAMTEPGTGSDLAGMRSTAKLSEDGTHYVLNGAKTFITGGVHADRVIVCARTSAPREDDRRFGISLFGVDTSSPGYTVGRKLDKLGLRTSDTAELSFVDVKVPVEDLLGEADKGFSYLGSNLPSERWGIAHGAYAQAAAAVRFAQEYVQQRVVFGKPVASFQNTKFELAACKAEVDAAEAVADRALEALDAGELTPAEAASAKLFCTEVAHRVIDRCLQLHGGYGFINEYPIARLYADNRVNRIYGGTSEIMKTIIAKDMGL
- a CDS encoding phosphoglyceromutase, giving the protein MTYTLILLRHGESEWNALNLSTGWVDVNLTDKGREEAVNGGNLLVEAGVLPDVVHTSLQRRAINTANIALDTAERHWIPVRRDWRLNERHYGALQGKNKKETLQKFGDEQFQLWRRSYDVPPPPLADDDEFSQVGDPRYADIDVPRTECLKDVVARLVPYWEEAIVPDLKAGKTVLVTAHGNSLRALVKHLDGISDSDIAALNIPTGQPLVYRLDESLKPLVPGGEYLDPEAAAAAAAAVANQGR
- the mshA gene encoding D-inositol-3-phosphate glycosyltransferase, with amino-acid sequence MAELDRIAMISMHTSPLDQPGTGDAGGMNVYVIELARRLADRGIGVDIFTRATSSRAPQIVEAGDRILVRNVHAGPFEGLGKTELPGQMCTFAREVMRAEAGQRPGTYAAIHSHYWLSGQVGALARDRWGVPLVHSMHTMAKVKNEALAEGDTPEPVARVIGEEQVVEAADMLIANTDIEAKQLINLYDAEPGRVEVVNPGVDLDVFRPLDKSVARARLGLPRDAHVLLFAGRIQPLKAPDVLLRAVAVLLDEDPCLRSRLVVPVVGGPSGSGLEHPTALADLARDLRIDDVVRFVPPVLQSELAVWAAAATLVAVPSYNESFGLVAVEAQATGTPVIAADVGGLPTVVRHGHSGLLVPTHDPRHWAAAIRRVIEDPVLALNLSIGALEQARHFSWERTAERTLETYEQAARLMREELRV